CCGTTCAGTTCGTATGGCAGCACCTTCTATCTCTGGGCACAGGCGCTGGCGGCGCGCGGCTACGCGGCGCTGTATGTCAATCCGCGCGGGAGCAGCGGTTCTGGCGAAGCCTTTGCGCAGGCGGTTGATTTCGATTGGGGCGGCAAGGATTACGAAGACATTATGGCGGGCGTGGATGCTGCCATTGCGCGCGGTGGCATTGACCCTGAGCGCCTGGCGGTGACGGGCGGCAGCTATGGCGGGTATATGACCAACTGGATTATCGGCCATACGAACCGCTTTAAGGCGGCGATTACGCTGAACAGCGTGACGAACCTGACCAGTTCTTTTGGCACAGGCGATATTGATTCTACCTACGCAGAGCGCCAGTATGGTTTGCCGTGGGAGGCCGAGGCGGTCTACCGCGAGCGCTCGCCGATTACCTACGCGCCCACTATTACGACGCCGACACGTATTATTCACGCTGAAAACGATTACCGCTGCCCCATAGAGCAGGGTGAACAACTCTATGTCTGGCTGAAGAAGCTGGGGCGAGCGCCCGTTGATTTTATTCGCGTGCCGCGCTCCAGCCATACCATTAATGCCAGTCCGCGCCAGCGTCTCCATGTGCGCGAGAAAGTCTTCGAGTGGATTGAGCGTTATGTTCCGGCAGGCGCCAGGGAAGACGAGCGAAGATGAGTAGAGAAGACGCGAAGCGCACCCGGACGCGCTCAGGTGATACCCTATCTGGCTGATTAGCCTGATACTTTGCCCGCTCCAGGGCATCTAAGCGAGAGAAATATGGCACGCCTGCGTGTAGCCATTGCGGGAGCAACTGGCTGGGTTGGCCGGGCGCTTGTTCCGGCAATTATGCGTGATCCTGAACTGGAATTGGTAGGCGCTGTCGCGCGGCGGGGGGCGCAGCGCGACATTGGCCTGGTAGTGGGTGTTGGGCCGCTGGGCGTGTTGATTGATGACGCTCTTGGCGATGCGCTCACCCACAGCAGACCACAGGTGCTGGTTGACTTCACCAGCCCGCTCGTCGTAATGGATCATGTGCGCGCGGCGCTCTCAAGTGGTATCGCGGTTGTGGTGGGGACATCGGGTATTCGAGAAGAGCAATTTCAGGAGATCGATCTGCTGGCGCAGGAGCAGGGCGTGGGCGCGCTGGTTGCGGGCAATTTTGCCTTGACGGCGGTGCTGATGATGAAGTTTGCCGAGATAGCCCGGCGCTATATCCCTGATTGCGAAATTATCGAGTATCATGGCGCAAATAAGTTTGATGCGCCTTCAGGGACGGCGCTTGAAACGACGGCGCGCCTTGGTCGTATAGCGCAAGCTGGCGCTCCATCGGCGCTTCCGCACGAGGAAGCGCCAGAGGCTTCCGGCGCGCGCGGCATTGAACTGGCTGGCGCTCAGGTGCATAGCGTGCGCCTGCCCGGACTGGTTTCGCACCAGGAAATCTTGTTTGGACGACCGGGCGAGCTGTTAACTCTTCGCCATGATTCGTTTGCGGCTGAATCCTATGTCGCCGGGACGCTGCTTGCGATCAAGCGGGTGATGAGCTTTCGCGGCCTGGTACGTGGGCTGGACGCTCTGCTAGAATTATAGTTTGGAAAAGGGCGCGTATGAGTCATGTTGAACGCTTAGCAACCGTTACCCACTCTGCTGCCATCGGAGAGAACCATCGGCGGCGCGTTCTCATTGCTGGGGCGGGGCGCACAGGGCGGCGTCTGGCTGAGCGTCTGATCGAACACTGGTCGGTCATTCTTCTGGATACCCGACAGGAAGGGCTGGAAGCTGCGCATCAGGCGCTTGCCCTCTCTCCTATTTCCTCGCCATCTCCCCCTTCTCTATCCGATGTGGCTGATCGGTTGGACCGTCTCATCTGTGTGACAGGTGATGCAACGAGCCGTTTAGCCCTGGAACGCGCTGGGGCAGGGGATATTGACTGCCTTGTTGCCACCTGTAGTGATGATGTGACCAATCTGGAAATCTGCCGTCTTGCTCGTGACCATTTCAGTGTATCCCTATTAGCCGCTGTGGTGCGCGAGGCCGATCTGCTCCCGCAGTTTCAGGCGCTTGGAGTTCAGACGGTTCTGATGGATACGTCGCTGGCGGTGGCCCTGGCGAACCGGATCGAGCCAGCTTTCCAGGTATCGGAAGAATTAGGGCTGGGGCATGGCGAACTGATGGAACTGACGATTCCGGCATCTTCGCCTGTGCTGGGCCGCCCGCTGCGAGCGTTTGCCGCCGACCACTGGCTCATAGCGGCAGTCTATCGGCAGGGGAGGCTGATTATTCCACATGGGCAAACGCGCCTGCAAGAGCATGATCATATTTTGTTAGTTGGCTCACCTCTGCTTCTGCCCGGCGTTGCCGATTATTTGCGTCTTGGTCGTGCGCAGTTCCCCTATCCGTATGGCGCCCGGCTGGCTGTTGTGCTGGAGAAATCGTCTCAGGCCGCCTATACAGCGATTCATGAGGCGCGGGCGCTTGCTGAACACTCGGCTGCTGAGGAGATGGATTTTCTGGTCTGGGGCGACGAAAAACGCTGGAAACAATGGGAAGAACGATTGGTGAAGCTGCTGGAGGTTCCGCAAGAGGGCCTGTCCAAGCCCTTCTTTTATCGCTCGCCTGATGTGTTGTCTCAGCAATGGGGGTGCCTGGTGGTTCCGCCTCAGCGTTCGGGCTGGAGCCGTCGTTTTGGCTGGCGGCGCACTCTTCTGGATGACGCGCTCGCCTATACGCACAAGCCAGTGTTGATTGCGCGGAGTTCAGCCCCCTATCGGCAGGTGGCGGCTTTGATACAAGGCAATGGGGCAGAAACTGGGGAGGCAGGCTCGTTACGCGCTTTGCGGGCGGCGCTTGCTGTGGGCAGCGCGCTAAAGCTGGAGGTGCGAGCTTTGGCGGTGACTGCGCCCGCCTTTATTGCGGGCGAGATGATTACTACCACGCGCCAGGAGATCGATCAGGCTATGCTGACACTGGCGGCGACCTATCATATGCGTGTCGAACGCCAGCATCTGACCGGCAACCCTATCCGCGAGGTGCAAGCCAGGCTCGATCCACACGATCTGCTGGTGGTTCGCGTGCCTCGTCGTGTGCGGGCGTCCTTCTTTCGCCCCGATGTCGGGCGCTATCTGGCGCTGCGCGCCTCTTGTTCAGTGCTGGTGGTTCCCGATGAGTGATGTGTTCGGGGGGCGAGCGTATGTCTGAAAATCAGGCCATTTCCCTGCTTCTTTTTATGGCGGGCGCGTTTCTCATTCCATTGCTGAGTAAGCGTATCGGGTTGCCTGCGGCGGCGTGCGAGATGCTGTACGGGGCGCTGCTGGGGAATCTGATGCCCATGATGGCTCAACCGGATGTGTTTATTACTGCGCTGGCGCACTTCGGGTTCATTCTGCTGCTCTTTCTGGCCGGGCTGGAAGTTGATTTTGTGC
This genomic window from Ktedonobacterales bacterium contains:
- the dapB gene encoding 4-hydroxy-tetrahydrodipicolinate reductase translates to MARLRVAIAGATGWVGRALVPAIMRDPELELVGAVARRGAQRDIGLVVGVGPLGVLIDDALGDALTHSRPQVLVDFTSPLVVMDHVRAALSSGIAVVVGTSGIREEQFQEIDLLAQEQGVGALVAGNFALTAVLMMKFAEIARRYIPDCEIIEYHGANKFDAPSGTALETTARLGRIAQAGAPSALPHEEAPEASGARGIELAGAQVHSVRLPGLVSHQEILFGRPGELLTLRHDSFAAESYVAGTLLAIKRVMSFRGLVRGLDALLEL
- a CDS encoding NAD-binding protein; its protein translation is MSHVERLATVTHSAAIGENHRRRVLIAGAGRTGRRLAERLIEHWSVILLDTRQEGLEAAHQALALSPISSPSPPSLSDVADRLDRLICVTGDATSRLALERAGAGDIDCLVATCSDDVTNLEICRLARDHFSVSLLAAVVREADLLPQFQALGVQTVLMDTSLAVALANRIEPAFQVSEELGLGHGELMELTIPASSPVLGRPLRAFAADHWLIAAVYRQGRLIIPHGQTRLQEHDHILLVGSPLLLPGVADYLRLGRAQFPYPYGARLAVVLEKSSQAAYTAIHEARALAEHSAAEEMDFLVWGDEKRWKQWEERLVKLLEVPQEGLSKPFFYRSPDVLSQQWGCLVVPPQRSGWSRRFGWRRTLLDDALAYTHKPVLIARSSAPYRQVAALIQGNGAETGEAGSLRALRAALAVGSALKLEVRALAVTAPAFIAGEMITTTRQEIDQAMLTLAATYHMRVERQHLTGNPIREVQARLDPHDLLVVRVPRRVRASFFRPDVGRYLALRASCSVLVVPDE